One segment of Tenrec ecaudatus isolate mTenEca1 chromosome 1, mTenEca1.hap1, whole genome shotgun sequence DNA contains the following:
- the LPAR2 gene encoding lysophosphatidic acid receptor 2 gives MVTMGQCYDNETIEFFYNNSGKELSSNWRTKDVVVVALGLTVSVLVLLTNLLVIAAIATNRRFHQPIYYLLGNLAAADLFAGVAYLFLMFHTGPRTAHLSLKSWFLRQGLLDTSLTASVATLLAIAVERHRSVMAMQLHSRLPRGRIVLLIVGVWLAALGLGLLPAHFWHCLCALDRCSRMAPLLSRSYLAVWALSSLLVFLLMVAVYTRIFFYVRRRVQRMAEHVSCHPRYHETTLNLVKTVVIILGAFVVCWTPGQVVLLLDGLDCKSCNVLAVEKYFLLLAEANSLVNAVVYSCRDAEMRRTFRRLLCCLSPCRATQDSDRYTPSTQAGASTRIMLLENGHPLMDSTL, from the exons atggtcaccatgggtcagtgcTATGACAACGAGACCATCGAATTCTTCTACAACAACAGTGGTAAGGAGCTCAGCTCCAACTGGCGGACCAAAGATGTGGTCGTGGTGGCGCTGGGGTTGACGGTCAGCGTGCTGGTGCTGCTGACCAACCTGCTGGTCATCGCTGCCATCGCCACCAACCGCCGCTTCCACCAGCCCATTTACTACCTACTGGGTAACCTGGCGGCCGCCGACCTCTTCGCCGGTGTGGCCTACCTCTTCCTCATGTTCCACACCGGTCCACGCACAGCCCATCTCTCACTCAAGAGCTGGTTCTTGCGGCAGGGCCTGCTGGACACAAGTCTGACAGCGTCAGTGGCCACGCTGCTGGCCATTGCGGTGGAGCGGCATCGCAGCGTGATGGCCATGCAGCTGCACAGCCGCCTGCCCCGAGGCCGCATCGTCTTGCTCATTGTGGGCGTGTGGCTGGCTgcgcttggcctggggctcctacctGCCCATTTCTGGCACTGCCTCTGTGCCCTGGACCGCTGCTCACGAATGGCGCCCCTGCTCAGCCGCTCCTACCTGGCCGTGTGGGCCCTGTCCAGCCTGCTCGTCTTTTTGCTCATGGTGGCTGTCTACACCCGCATTTTCTTTTACGTGCGGCGGCGTGTACAGCGCATGGCCGAGCATGTCAGCTGCCACCCCCGCTACCATGAGACCACACTCAACCTGGTCAAGACTGTTGTCATCATTCTGG GGGCATTTGTGGTCTGCTGGACACCAGGCCAGGTGGTACTGCTCCTAGACGGTCTGGACTGCAAGTCCTGCAATGTCCTGGCTGTGGAGAAGTATTTCCTGCTTTTGGCCGAAGCCAACTCGCTGGTCAATGCTGTGGTGTACTCGTGCCGCGATGCTGAGATGCGCCGTACTTTCCGCCGCCTCCTCTGCTGCCTGTCTCCCTGCCGGGCCACCCAGGACTCCGACCGCTACACACCTTCCACCCAGGCTGGGGCCAGCACTCGTATCATGCTTCTTGAGAATGGCCACCCTCTGATGGACTCCACCCTGTAG
- the GMIP gene encoding GEM-interacting protein, with protein sequence MDAAEPGLPPASESRKRYSDIFRSLDNLEISLGNVTLEMLAGDPVLSGDPEPDKTPTETAVRETSQTSCWSHPSEGPAPLTGEELDLRLVRTKGGVDAALDYAKTWSRYAKELLAWTEKRASYELEFAKSVMKIAEAGKGSIHQQSHMPLQYIYTLFLEHDLSLGVLAQETVAQQRRDYYQPLAAKRTEIEKWRKEFKDQWTKEQKRMNEAVQALRRAQVQYVQRSEDLQARSQGSPEDSAPQASPGPSKQQERRRRSREEAQAKAQEAEALYQACIREANARQQDLEATKHRIVSHVRKLVLQGDEVLKRVTLGLFGLRGAQAEHGPRAFLALAECCVPFEPGQRYQEFVRALGPEGPLPPPPAFSFQEFVPSLTYSSPLDARKKLSGPLPPRLDEGAAEPGPWEDAGSRWQGPPGPAPGSDVESLGGGSESRSLDSPTSSPGARRLVKASSMGTESSDDLEERDIDLGDGLENGTASPFRKWTLSSAAQTHRLRRLRGPAKCRECEAFMVSGTECEECFLTCHKRCLETLLILCGHKRLPPRTPLFGVDFLQVPRDFPEEVPFVVTRCTAEIEHRALDVQGIYRISGSRVRVERLCQAFENGRALVELSGNSPHDVSGVLKRFLQELNDSVVPFHLYDAFISLAKTLHADLRDSPEAPSPSFEVIRSLKTLLAQLPYSNYNTLRHLVAHLFRVAAQFEENKMSANNLGIVFGPTLLRPPGCPGAAGAGPVACLLDSGHQAQLVEFLIVHYEQIFGMDELPLATEAPCYNPSPAPEPLITSSQPIPGQLDPDAPSTTCASDSGQAPEPPSALEKQPEAVPPKSLPLQSEQSEEVAADPRDVGDEASSRAPEDSPLGTQSRGHFSRQPVKYPRGGVRPVTHQLSSLALVASKLCEETPVTPVPRGSLRGRGADPAGAAPESSPLRRTPLPKHFEITQETARLLSKLHVEAAPRTTCCVDPQPEEIEDHL encoded by the exons ATGGACGCCGCCGAGCCGG ggTTACCCCCGGCTTCCGAGAGCAGGAAGAGGTACAGTGACATCTTCCGAAGCCTGGACAACCTTGAGATCTCCTTGGGGAATGT GACCCTGGAGATGCTGGCTGGAGACCCTGTGCTCTCAGGAGACCCTGAGCCTGACAAGACccccacagaaactgctgtgagagAG ACTAGCCAGACCAGTTGTTGGAGCCACCCCTCAGAGGGCCCTGCACCCCTCACAG GGGAGGAACTGGACCTGCGGCTGGTTCGGACCAAGGGGGGTGTGGACGCAGCTCTAGATTATGCCAAGACCTGGAGCCGCTATGCCAAGGAGCTGCTGGCTTGGACGGAGAAGAGAGCCAGCTATG AGCTGGAGTTTGCCAAAAGCGTCATGAAGATCGCAGAGGCCGGCAAGGGTTCCATCCACCAGCAG AGCCACATGCCACTGCAGTACATCTACACGCTGTTCTTGGAGCATGACCTCTCGCTTGGGGTCCTGGCGCAGGAGACGGTGGCCCAGCAGAGGAGGGACTACTACCAG cccctggcagccaagAGGACTGAGATTGAGAAGTGGCGGAAGGAGTTCAAGGATCAGTGGACCAAGGAGCAGAAGCGGATG AATGAGGCGGTGCAGGCACTGCGGCGCGCCCAGGTCCAGTACGTCCAGCGCAGTGAGGACCTGCAGGCTCGCTCCCAGGGGTCTCCGGAGGACTCGGCCCCCCAGGCTTCCCCCGGACCCAGCAAACAGCAGGAGCGTCGCCGCCGCTCACGAGAGGAGGCCCAGGCCAAG GCACAGGAGGCCGAGGCACTGTACCAGGCCTGCATCCGTGAGGCCAATGCGCGGCAGCAGGACCTGGAGGCCACCAAGCATCGGATAGTGTCCCATGTGCGCAAACTGGTGCTTCAGGGGGACGAGGTGCTCAAGAGG GTGACCCTGGGCTTGTTTGGCCTACGGGGCGCGCAGGCGGAACATGGACCCCGTGCCTTCTTGGCCCTGGCTGAGTGCTGTGTGCCCTTCGAGCCTGGCCAGCGCTACCAGGAGTTCGTGCGGGCGCTGGGGCCCGAGGGCCCGCTGCCCCCACCGCCTGCCTTCTCCTTCCAGGAGTTTGTGCCGTCGCTGACATACAg CTCCCCTCTGGATGCTAGGAAGAAGCTCTCAGGCCCCCTTCCTCCCCGGCTGGATGAGGGTGCAGCTGAGCCAGGCCCCTGGGAGGATGCAGGCTCTCGCTGGCAGG GGCCCCCCGGCCCTGCCCCAGGCAGTGATGTGGAAAGCTTAGGTGGTGGCAGCGAGTCTCGCTCCCTGGACTCTCCAACTTCGAGCCCAG GCGCACGGCGACTGGTGAAGGCCTCATCTATGGGCACGGAGTCTTCAGATGACCTGGAGGAGAGAGACATAG ACCTGGGAGATGGACTGGAGAATGGCACGGCCAGCCCCTTCAGGAAGTGGACACTGTCCAGTGCGGCACAGACACACCGGCTGCGGCGCCTGCGGGGTCCGGCCAAGTGCCGAGAGTGCGAGGCCTTCATGGTCAGCGGGACCGAGTgtgaggag TGCTTCCTAACCTGTCACAAGCGCTGTCTGGAGACACTGCTGATCCTCTGCGGACACAAGCGGCTCCCGCCACGGACCCCGCTCTTTGGGGTGGACTTCCTTCAGGTGCCCCGGGACTTCCCGGAAGAAGTGCCCTTTGTGGTGACCCGGTGCACGGCTGAGATCGAGCACCGCGCCCTGGATGTGCAG GGCATTTACCGAATCAGCGGGTCCCGGGTGCGCGTGGAGCGGTTGTGCCAGGCCTTTGAGAACGGTCGAGCGTTGGTGGAATTGTCGGGGAATTCACCTCATGACGTCTCGGGGGTCCTCAAGCGGTTTCTCCAGGAG CTCAACGACTCCGTGGTCCCCTTCCACCTCTACGACGCCTTCATCTCTCTGGCCAAGACCCTGCATGCAGACCTTAGGGACAGTCCTGAGGCCCCCAGCCCCAGCTTCGAGGTCATCCGCTCACTCAAGACTCTATTGGCTCAGCTACCTTACTCTAACTACAACACTTTGCGGCACCTGGTGGCCCATCTGTTCAG GGTGGCTGCACAGTTTGAGGAAAACAAGATGTCTGCCAACAACCTGGGCATTGTGTTTGGGCCAACACTGCTGCGGCCACCGGGCTGCCCAGGGGCTGCTGGGGCCGGCCCGGTCGCCTGCCTGCTGGACTCAGGACACCAGGCCCAGCTGGTGGAGTTCCTCATCGTGCACTATGAGCAGATCTTTGGGATGGATGAGCTGCCCTTGGCCACGGAGGCTCCATGCTACAACCCCAGCCCGGCCCCGGAGCCCCTCATCACCAGCTCCCAGCCAATCCCTGGACAACTGGACCCAGACGCCCCATCCACTACTTGCGCCTCAGATTCCGGCCAAGCCCCCGAGCCCCCGAGTGCCCTGGAGAAGCAACCTGAGGCTGTACCCCCAAAG AGCCTACCCCTGCAGAGTGAGCAGAGTGAGGAAGTGGCTGCAGACCCCAGAGATGTGGGAGACGAAG CATCCAGCCGAGCTCCCGAGGATTCTCCCCTGGGAACGCAGTCCCGTGGCCACTTCAGCCGCCAGCCTGTGAAGTACCCTCGGGGAGGCGTCCGGCCTGTCACCCACCAGCTGTCCAGCTTGGCCCTGGTAGCTTCCAAGCTGTGTGAAGAGACCCCTGTCACACCAGTGCCCCGTGGCAGCttgcgggggcggggggctgacCCTGCTGGTGCCGCCCCTGAGAGCAGCCCCCTGCGCCGCACTCCACTGCCCAAGCACTTTGAGATCACCCAAGAGACCGCCCGGCTCCTCTCCAAGCTGCATGTGGAGGCTGCTCCCAGAACCACCTGCTGCGTGGACCCCCAGCCTGAGGAAATTGAGGACCATCTCTGA